In Zobellia roscoffensis, the following are encoded in one genomic region:
- a CDS encoding helix-turn-helix domain-containing protein produces the protein MSKNLSKGSKATPSQGGLIDKLRKEIELNLNNDQFGVDSLAQAVGMSRSSLHRKLHKVLGISTSQFIREYRLKRALKILQEEDITASETAYRVGFSSATYFNTCFHKYHGYTPGEVKSKSTEEIEKVFVEQSTPIDRDGSKKRMLWVAMSVIVLCAVVFYFYDSAAKENKDTITLRKPANEKSIVVLPFKNLTGDTDLEYVSDGMTDAVISGLTKITNIDKVIPFSSVLNYKDTKKTPNEIASELGVARLLQGNLQISGNQIKINLQLIDMNSNDHLWSEEFMKEWKSDEIFELQNEVVEDIAKVMNVGIADDELEALQRIPTENKQAYSYYLQAEFQRNKLTEATFKLAMPLYERAIALDSNFVDAYNGLARMWNRGGMVWGIYDEQLAWKNAKYLLEKALEIDPSNQEVEVELNTGYFYFDWNFERVEEFYQKKSKDYPYSLTPMINTDYAIKTGKYIEVIEGVNEHLLRDPSIIGFLFCFKTEALMFLGKTREAIDLLNRMNVRHSHDWFYLRESAKQYFYLGEHEKSKTQLKKIFNQFPDYPPLLMWLNAVFAQIDGNTEATSKHLAELHAKYENGSSGSPAWFIALYYAHTKDYESTFEWLQKSYDRHEVEMTWLREEPLLAPIRNDSRYKDLYENVGFSSIGLPIKSSLKN, from the coding sequence ATGTCTAAAAATTTATCTAAAGGGAGTAAGGCAACACCATCGCAGGGTGGATTGATAGATAAACTCAGGAAAGAAATTGAGTTAAATCTAAATAACGACCAATTCGGGGTAGATAGTCTTGCGCAGGCCGTGGGCATGAGTAGATCTAGTCTACACCGAAAACTACATAAGGTATTAGGTATTTCCACAAGTCAGTTTATAAGAGAGTATAGATTAAAACGAGCTCTAAAAATTCTTCAGGAAGAAGATATCACGGCTTCGGAAACGGCGTATAGAGTAGGATTTAGCAGTGCCACCTATTTTAATACTTGCTTTCATAAGTACCATGGGTATACGCCAGGTGAGGTGAAATCTAAAAGTACTGAGGAAATAGAAAAGGTTTTTGTTGAACAAAGTACTCCAATCGATAGAGATGGTTCTAAAAAAAGAATGCTGTGGGTAGCAATGTCCGTTATTGTTTTATGTGCAGTAGTTTTCTATTTCTATGATTCTGCTGCAAAGGAAAATAAGGATACAATTACTCTTAGGAAACCGGCCAATGAGAAATCAATCGTGGTACTTCCTTTTAAAAATTTGACGGGAGATACCGATTTAGAATATGTAAGCGATGGAATGACCGATGCCGTCATATCAGGACTTACCAAAATCACTAACATCGATAAGGTAATCCCATTTTCATCGGTGTTAAACTATAAGGATACCAAAAAGACCCCAAACGAGATTGCATCCGAACTTGGGGTAGCAAGACTTTTGCAAGGCAATCTCCAAATTTCGGGTAACCAGATTAAAATCAATCTACAATTGATCGATATGAATTCAAATGACCACCTATGGTCCGAAGAGTTTATGAAAGAATGGAAAAGCGACGAGATTTTTGAGCTACAGAACGAAGTGGTAGAAGACATCGCCAAGGTTATGAACGTGGGAATTGCCGATGATGAACTGGAAGCCCTCCAAAGGATACCTACGGAAAACAAACAAGCCTATTCCTATTATCTTCAAGCGGAATTTCAACGTAACAAATTAACTGAGGCTACATTTAAACTTGCCATGCCTCTTTATGAAAGAGCCATTGCCCTAGATTCGAATTTTGTAGATGCATACAATGGTCTAGCCAGAATGTGGAATAGAGGAGGAATGGTCTGGGGTATTTATGACGAACAGCTGGCTTGGAAAAACGCCAAGTACCTTTTAGAAAAGGCCTTGGAAATCGACCCGTCTAACCAAGAGGTTGAAGTAGAATTGAACACTGGATATTTTTATTTTGATTGGAATTTTGAACGGGTAGAAGAATTCTATCAAAAAAAATCTAAAGATTATCCGTACAGCCTCACGCCAATGATCAACACTGATTATGCCATAAAAACCGGAAAGTATATAGAAGTTATTGAAGGTGTCAACGAACACTTGTTACGCGACCCTTCTATAATAGGTTTTCTTTTCTGTTTTAAAACAGAGGCTTTAATGTTTTTAGGTAAAACGCGTGAAGCTATTGACTTATTAAATAGAATGAACGTAAGGCACAGTCATGATTGGTTCTATCTAAGGGAATCGGCAAAGCAATATTTCTATTTGGGTGAACATGAAAAATCAAAAACTCAGCTGAAAAAAATATTCAATCAATTTCCCGATTATCCTCCGCTTCTTATGTGGCTGAACGCGGTTTTTGCTCAAATAGATGGAAATACGGAAGCGACTAGCAAACATCTGGCTGAATTACATGCTAAATATGAGAATGGATCGTCCGGCAGCCCGGCTTGGTTTATAGCCCTTTATTATGCCCATACAAAAGATTATGAGAGCACTTTTGAGTGGCTTCAGAAATCGTATGATAGACATGAAGTAGAGATGACTTGGCTTCGTGAAGAACCATTGTTGGCCCCTATTAGAAACGATTCCAGATATAAGGACCTCTACGAAAATGTGGGGTTTTCTAGTATTGGTTTGCCCATAAAATCTTCTTTAAAAAATTAG